One stretch of Priestia megaterium DNA includes these proteins:
- a CDS encoding DUF3243 domain-containing protein: MSQMNEGTTKDMNKIEETVDNLGTEKKEAILQNFDTFTDYLSQKVHVGKKLGLNEEQLAVATKKVASYLAKNEEPRNREEKVLHELWKVSSEEEKEVLSHLILKLVA; the protein is encoded by the coding sequence GTGAGTCAAATGAATGAAGGAACTACAAAAGACATGAATAAAATTGAAGAAACGGTAGATAATTTAGGGACGGAGAAAAAAGAAGCAATTTTGCAGAATTTTGATACGTTTACTGATTATTTAAGTCAAAAAGTCCATGTCGGTAAAAAGCTCGGGTTAAATGAGGAACAATTAGCAGTTGCTACAAAAAAAGTGGCTAGCTATTTAGCCAAAAATGAGGAGCCTCGAAACCGAGAAGAAAAAGTCCTTCATGAATTATGGAAAGTCAGCAGTGAAGAGGAAAAGGAAGTCCTTTCTCATCTCATTTTAAAACTAGTTGCGTAA
- a CDS encoding FeoB-associated Cys-rich membrane protein: MIINILIGVLIFGYALYHMTKFFRKSTQGKCASCAQQSSCATDDCGIDWDKTIQEAQNQSS; encoded by the coding sequence TTGATTATTAACATTTTAATTGGGGTTTTGATATTTGGATATGCCCTTTATCATATGACAAAATTCTTCCGCAAGAGTACTCAGGGAAAATGTGCAAGCTGCGCACAGCAATCTTCTTGTGCAACGGATGATTGCGGTATTGACTGGGATAAAACGATTCAAGAAGCTCAAAATCAATCATCTTAA